GAAGATAATGCACCACCAACAGGTACTTTAGATCCTGAGATTTTGCGTTATTTACAATTATCTCAAAGAGTTTTAGTAACAGATAATCGTGCTAGTATGCCAGGACATTTGGAAGTACATTGGGGAGAAGGTGGTCATATTTGGGGTTTATTTTGGTTGCGTCCCCGAATACCAATAGCAAAAATAGCACAGGATCTTGTGTTTGTTTGGGAAGCTACAGAAGCGGAAGAATGGATTGATAAGTTGGAATGGATTCCATTTTAAGGTAAAAGCGATTCCTAGGTCGCGCTAGTTCCCTCTGGGACGCTCCGCGAACGCTATCGCACCCCCTCAATCTCCCAAATAGGGATACTTTGGGTAAGTTACACTTGCTAATTCTGATTTGATATACTGATAATATGTAAAAATAATCAAATCTAGTATTTTATGATTAATAATCACCAACTAATCACAGAAACATCCTCAACTACACCCTGGAACGATTTATTATTAGAAATTGCCCAAACTCCAGAAGAATATATACCAGAAATATTGGAAATTGTCCGTTTATTTCGTCAAAATTTGATCAATAAACCAACAACTTTCATAAACACAGAAAAACACAAATTAAACTGGCAAGAATTTATTAATCAAACAGCAGGAAGTTGTGCTGATGATCCAATTATTCTAAATGATTTAGGAATTGATGATAGC
The window above is part of the Dolichospermum sp. DET69 genome. Proteins encoded here:
- a CDS encoding DUF5615 family PIN-like protein, which gives rise to MKVRFLLDENLPPRLKLAILRLNSEIDILRVGEDNAPPTGTLDPEILRYLQLSQRVLVTDNRASMPGHLEVHWGEGGHIWGLFWLRPRIPIAKIAQDLVFVWEATEAEEWIDKLEWIPF